A segment of the Streptomyces sp. P9-A2 genome:
TTCGTGACGGTCGAGGACTCCATGGGCATGGTGCACGCCTCCCGCGGCCGCCTCGAACCGGCGAGCGGGCAACTACTGTCCGAGCCGGCCATCGTCTGCCGGCTGGCCCGCCGCGTCCTCGGCTCCGACAGCAAGGTGCCGTGGGAGGAGTTCGAGAAGGACTACGCGACGATCCGCGACCGCATCGCACGCGTGATCCCCGGCTTCGAGGACTTCAACGCGCGCGTGGCGAACCCCTCGGGCTTCACACTCCCCCACGCCCCGCGCGACGAGCGCCGCTTCCCCACGGCCACCGGCAAGGCCAACTTCACCGCCGCACCGGTCGAGTACCCCGAACTGCCGAAGGGCCGGCTCCTGCTGCAGACACTGCGCTCGCACGACCAGTACAACACCACGATCTACGGCCTCGACGACCGCTACCGCGGCATCACGAACGGCCGCCGCGTGGTGCTCGTCAACCCCGAGGACGCGCGCGAACTGCGGCTCGCGGACGGCTCGTACATCGACCTGGTCAGCGAGTGGAAGGACGGCGTGGAACGCAGGGCCCCCGGCTTCCGCGTCGTGCACTACCCCACGGCCCGCGGCTGCGCCGCCGCGTACTACCCGGAGACCAACGTCCTGGTGCCGCTGGACGCGACCGCCGACACCAGCAACACCCCGGCCAGCAAGTCCGTCGTGGTCCGTCTGGAACAATCCGCGACCGACTGAGCGTTTGCTCAGTGATGCCGGCGGCACCGCCGTGGACGCCGCGCGAAAGCGTCCGCGGCGGCAGTGCCGTACCGCCGCAGCGATCACGACGGACGAAACACGACGAACGGAGCCCGCCCCCATGGGAGAGCAGCAGCACGCGAAGTTCCCACAAGAGGTCATCGACGAGTACGCCGCGCTCGGTGTGGACCTGGAGGCCCTGTTCTCCGCCGGCCACCTCGGCACCCGCATGGGCGTGCAGATCCTGGAGGCCTCGGCCGAGCGGGTCGTGGGGACGATGCCGGTGGAGGGCAACACCCAGCCCTACGGACTGCTGCACGGCGGCGCCTCCGCCGTCCTGGCCGAGACCCTCGGGTCGCTGGGGTCGATGCTGCACGGTGGCGTCACCAAGATCGCCGTGGGCGTCGACCTCAACTGCACCCACCACCGCGGCGCGCGCTCCGGCCTGGTCACCGGGATCGCCACCCCGGTGCACCGGGGGCGGTCCACGGCCACGTACGAGATCGTCATCAGCGACGAGACCGGCAAGCGGGTGTGCAGCGCGCGTCTGACCTGCCTGCTGCGGGACGTCGGCCCGAAGGACACGGAGCAGGCCGCCGGCGCCGCCACGGGCTGACCGGCACGGGAGTGTGCGGGGCGCGCGCCTGCCCCGCACCACCCGCCGCCGCCGACCGTCACCCGTCCGTTGCCCGTCCATTGCCCGGGAACAACGGGTGCCCTACCGTTCGGGCATGGAACGGGGAGGCACCGCCCGGCCCGCCGCGCGGGGCCCCGGCCGCCCGCTGCTCACCCCGGCGCCCCTCCCTCCGGCACTTCCGGCGCCTTCAGCGCCCCCGGCACTCCGCCCGGCCGCCTCCGCAACCGTCCTCCTGACGGCCGGATGCGGCCCGCCCGGACACACCGGCAGCCCGGCACCATCCCCGCCAGCGCCCTCACCGCCTCCGGCACCCTCGGAACTCCTCCCGACGGTCTTCACGACAGCGTTCCCAGCCGCCCGCCCGGCCGCCTCCGCAACCGTCCTCCTGACGGCCGGATGCGGCCCGCCCGGACACACCGGCAGCCCGGCACCATCCCCGCCACCGCCCTCACCGCCTCCGCCGCCCTCACCGTCAGCGACCGCCCCGCAGGCGGTGTGCGCGCGGATCGTCGCCCACTGGGCCTGCGAGGTGCTGGACGGCTCCGCCTACGGCGGCTACCGGTCGACGGGCCTGTCCAACGGCCGGTACGGGATTCTGCGCGACGCCGTGGACGCCGCCCGCCCCGTCCGTGAACACCAAGGCGCCTCGGCCGCCCGTGACGTGATCAGCCGTCACGTCCGTGAGGCCTGCGCCGAACGGCACCGCACCGGCGGACCGGACGAAGACGCCCGGCGATGAACGCCATCGGCCCCGTGGAACCCGGCGACGAAACCCGCCCCTTGGCCGCGCCGCCGCGTCGCGGCCCCCGGGCCCCCCGACGCGGCCCCCTCACGGCGTTGTACGGACGTCATCGTCGGAGCGTACTCACCGTCCTCACCGCGGCGGCCGTCCTCGCGGCCGGTACCGTCCTCCACCTCACCCGGCCTCGGCAACCCCCACCGCCCGCACCGCCGTTCCCGTCCCAGGTGACCACCGTCACCTACCTGAAACCCCAGGCCAGAGGCCCGGAGACAGACAATCGGAATTTCATCTTCCACATCGAAGTCGCCGTGGAATCAGGCCCTCCGGTAACCGTCACACACATATCCCAGCCATACGCGGGTCTTTCCGCGACCTCCAGCCCACCCATCCCTTTTCGGACAGAGGCTGGATCTCCTCACAAGATCGCCATCACCCTCCGCGTCACGGAATGCGGAGAATTGCCGGAGAACGTCGGACTCCCTTCCCTGAAGGTAACTCTGCGTAATACGCGCGCAATACGGGCCCACAGCTTCATCCTCGGACCGCGCTACGCACGGGATCTCTCCAGGGCCCTAAAGGTCGCCTGCAGCAACGATTTTCGGTAATCACCAAAAACGCCGACGCACCTGAACGGACCCCGCCCGGTCCTGCGGTTTCTCATCATGCGGACAGGTCAAAACGGCTTGAATTCCTCCGTTCCCCCCACTCGTTACCGCTCTGCATTACCTCGTGTCATAACAAGAGAGTCACAGCATTGGCCAGACCCTCCTCCCCGTTCCCTCCACCCGCTTAGAGTCACGGCCAGTCACCGCGCCTCCCGATTCTTACTTCGGCCCAGCGCTCGACTCGGCCGTTTCCACCGGGAAACAGCCGTCAGGGAAAGGACTGGATCGTGCGCCAACGTTCACTCATCGCCGTCACCGCTGCTTTGGCTGCGGGAGCACTCACCCTCACCGCCTGCGGTTCGCGCGACGAGGGCGGCAGCGGCGGCTCGGATGCCGGCAAGGGCGGCACCACCGTCGTCATCGGCGTCGACGCACCGCTGACCGGCGACCTGTCCGCGCTGGGCCTCGGCATCAAGAACTCCGTGGACCTCGCCGCCAAGATCGCCAACAAGAACAAGACCGTCGACGGCGTCACCTTCAAGGTCGAAGCCCTCGACGACCAGGGCCAGCCCTCCGTCGGCCAGCAGAACGCCACCAAGCTCGTCGCCAACGACGAAGTCCTCGGCGTCGTCGGCCCGCTGAACTCCTCCGTCGGCGAATCCATGCAGAAGGTCTTCGACGCCGCCCAGCTCGTCGAGGTCTCCCCCGCCAACACCAACCCCTCCCTCACCCAGGGCCTTGACTGGCAGAACAAGCAGGTCCGCACCTACAAGTCGTACTTCCGCACCTCGACCACGGACGCCATCCAGGGCCCGTTCGCCGCCGAGTACCTCTACAACGAATCCAAGAAGCGCAAGGTCTTCGTCATCGACGACAAGAAGACCTACGGCGCCGGCCTCGCCGGAACCTTCACCGCGGCCTTCAAGAAGCTCGGCGGCGACGTCGTCGGCACCGAGCACATCAACCCGGACACCAAGGACTTCAACGCCGTCGCCGCCAAGGTCAAGAAGTCCGGCGCCGACGTCGTCTACTACGGCGGCGAATACCCCCAGGCCGGCCCGCTCAGCAAGCAGATCAAGGCCGCCGGAGCCAAGATCCCGCTCGTCGGCGGCGACGGCATCTACAGCGCCGACTTCATCAAGCTCGCCGGCGCCACCGGCACCGGCGACCTCGCCACCTCCGTCGGCGCCCCCGTCGAAGACCTCCCCTCCGCCAAGGAGTTCGTCGCCAACTACAAGGCCGAGGGCTACAAGGAGGCTTACGAGGCCTACGGCGGCTACAGCTACGACTCCGCCTGGGCCATCATCGAAGCCGTCAAGCAGGTCGTCGACGACAACGACGGCAAGCTCCCCAAGGACGCCCGCGCCAAGGTCACCGCCGCCATGCAGAACGTCTCCTTCGACGGAGTCACCGGCAAGGTCGCCTTCGACGAGTTCGGCGACGCCACCAACAAGCAGCTCACCGTCTACGCCGTCGAGAACGGCGACTGGACCGCCGTCAACTCCGGCACCTACACCGGCTGACCCAGCCCACACCACACGAGCCGCGCGGGGCGCCGCACCACAGGCGCCCCGCGCGGCTCGCATCCGGCCCATCCGTCTAATTTTTTCCGAACGTCTCGGAGGACATGCGGTGAACGAACTGCCGCAGCAGCTGGTCAACGGCCTGCTACTGGGATCCATGTACGGGCTGGTCGCCATCGGCTACACAATGGTCTACGGCATCATCCAGCTCATCAACTTCGCCCATGGCGAGATCTTCATGACCGGCGCCTTCGGCGCACTCACGGTCTACATCTACATCCTGCCCGACGGCACATCCATGCTCATCGCCCTCCCCCTCATGCTCCTCGGGGCGATCATCATCTCCACCACCGTCGCCGTCGGAGCGGAACGATTCGCCTACCGGCCCCTCCGAGGCTCACCCCGCCTCGCCCCTCTCATCACCGCCATCGGCCTCTCCCTCGCCCTCCAGCAAGCCGTATGGGCCTGGTACCCCGAAGCCAAATCGGCCCGCACCTTCCCCCAGATCGACGGCGGCCCCTTCCACATCGGCAGCGTCACCCTCCAGACCGGCGACATCTTCCTCTTCATCGCCGCCCCCGTCAGCATGGGCATCCTCGCCTACTTCGTCATGCGCACCCGCACCGGACGCGGCATGCAGGCCACCGCCCAGGACCCCGACACCGCCAAACTCATGGGCGTCAACACCGACCGCATCATCGTGGTCGCCTTCGCCCTCGGCGCCGTCTTCGCCGCCGTCGGATCCGTCGCCTACGGACTCAAGTACGGCCAGATCGAATTCAAGATGGGCTTCATCCTCGGCCTCAAAGCCTTCACCGCAGCAGTCCTCGGCGGCATCGGCAACATCTACGGCGCCATGATCGGCGGCCTCGTCCTCGGCCTCGCCGAAACCCTCGCCACCGCCTACATCTCCGACATCCCCGGCCTCGGCCAGTTCGGCAGCCAGTCCTGGGCCGACGTCTGGGCCTTCATCCTCCTCATCCTCGTACTGCTGTTCAGACCCCAAGGCCTGCTCGGCGAACGCGTTGCGGACAGGGCGTGACACCGATGACCACACAGACCAGCACACCCGACACCCCCGCCACCTCCGCGGCGAACACCCCCACCGGCCTCATCGGCATCCCCCCGCACGCCGGCCGCGCCCTCGCCACCGCCGGCGGCGCCCTCACCATCATCTCCACCTTCCTCGCCTGGACCTGGACCTCAGAATTCCCCGGCGACCTCACCTACTACGGCTACCCCGGCGGACTCCAGGTCCTCGTCCTCATCGCCGGCGCCCTCACCACCCTCCTCGCCCTCTCCTCCTACGGCGTCCGAGGCCTGCGCTGGCTCACCCCCGCCGGCGCCGACGCGGCCATCAAACTCGCCGCACTCGCCGCCTTCGCCACCACCTGGTACACCATCCTCGCCATCAGCCTCGAGCTCGGCGGCCTCGTCAACCTGGAACCCGGCGGCTACCTCGCGGCCGCCGCCACCCTCCTCGCCCTCCTCGGCGCACTCGCCCTCCCCTTCGAGCGCCCCGAACCCGACCCCATCGACCCCGACGAAACCGGCTGGGCACACTTCAAGCACAACGCCGGCCACAACTGGCAGACCATCAAGGCAGCCTTCACCTCCGGCACCCCACGCGCCGTGCCCCCGCTGTCCTCCTACGCCGAAATCCTCATCATCGTCGGCATCCTCACCCTCGCCCTCGTCGTCTTCACCTACGGCATCGGCACCGGATACGACGAGCTCTTCGTCGGCTTCCTCATCACCGCGGGCTTCGGCTTCGCCGCACTCAACAAGTCCGGACTCATCGCCCAGGCCTCCTACATCACCGCCCGACACCAGAACATCACCGTCTGCGGCGCCTTCATCGCCGCGGCCTGCTTCCCCTTCACCCAGACCGACGACCAGTACGCCACCCTCGGCGTCTACATCCTCATCTTCGCCACCGTCGCCCTCGGCCTGAACATCGTCGTCGGCCTCGCCGGCCTCCTCGACCTCGGCTACGTCGCCTTCCTCGGCGTCGGCGCCTACGCCGCCTCACTCGTCTCCGGCTCCCCCAGCTCACCCTTCGGCGTCCACTTCCCCTTCTGGGCAGCCGTCCTCGTCGGAGCCATCGCCTCCCTCATCTTCGGCGTCCTCATCGGCGCCCCCACCCTCCGCCTCCGCGGCGACTACCTCGCCATCGTCACCCTCGGCTTCGGCGAAATCTTCCGCATCGCCGTCAACAACCTCGACGGCACCTCAGGACCCGACCTCACCAACGGCTCCAACGGCGTCTCCTCCATCCCCGACCTCAACATCCTCGGCTTCGACCTCGGAGCCCCCCACGACATCGCCGGCTTCACCATCGGCCGATTCGCCAACTACTTCTTCCTCATGCTCGCCATCACCGCGGTCGTCGTCCTCGTCTTCCGACGCAGCAGCGACTCCCGCATCGGCCGCGCCTGGGTCGCCATCCGCGAAGACGAAACCGCCGCCCTCGCCATGGGCATCAACGGCTTCCGCGTCAAACTCATCGCCTTCGCCCTCGGCGCCACCCTCGCCGGCCTCGCCGGCACCGTCCAGGCCCACGTCACCTACACCGTCACACCCGAGCAATACCTCTTCGCCGGCACCACCCCACCCAACTCCGCCTTCCTCCTCGCCGCAGTCGTCCTCGGCGGCATGGGCACCATCGCCGGCCCCCTCATCGGCGCCGCACTCCTCTTCCTCATCCCCAACAAACTCCAGTTCCTCGGCGACTACCAACTCCTCGCCTTCGGCCTCGCGCTCGTACTCATCATGCGATTCCGCCCCGAAGGACTCATCCCCAACCGCCGCCGCAAACTGGAATTCCACACAGAGGACGACGCGCCCGCAGTCCTGAGCAAGACAGGGGCCTGACCACATGACCACCCACACCACCACCGAGGACACCACCCCAGGCACCCCCGCCCCCGGCGAAACCGTCCTCGACGCCCGCGGCGTCACCATGCGCTTCGGCGGCCTCACCGCCGTCCGCGACGTCGACCTCACCGTCAACAGCGGCGAAATCGTCGGCCTCATCGGACCCAACGGAGCCGGCAAGACCACCTTCTTCAACTGCCTCACCGGCCTCTACATCCCCACCGAAGGCGAAGTCCGCTACAAGGACCGCGTCCTCCCCCCCAAATCCTTCAAGGTCACCGCGGCCGGCATCGCCCGCACCTTCCAGAACATCCGCCTCTTCGGCAACATGACCGTCCTGGAAAACGTCCTCGTCGGCCGCCACACCCGCACCAAAGAAGGACTCTGGTCCGCCCTCCTCCGCGGCCCCGGCTTCCACAAGGCAGAAGCCAAATCCCGCGAACGCGCCATGGAACTCCTCGAGTTCATCGGCCTCGCCGACAAGGCCGAACACCTCTCCCGCAATCTCCCCTACGGCGAACAGCGCAAACTCGAAATCGCCCGCGCCCTCGCCAGCGAACCCGGCCTCCTGCTCCTCGACGAACCCACCGCCGGCATGAACCCCCAGGAAACCCGCGCCACCGAAGAACTCATCTTCGCCATCCGGGACATGGGCATCGCCATCCTCGTCATCGAGCACGACATGCGGTTCATCATGAACCTCTGCGACCGCGTAGCCGTCCTCGTCCAGGGACAAAAACTCATCGAGGGCGACGCCGCCACCGTCCAGAACGACGAACGCGTCATCGCCGCCTACCTCGGAGAACCCCTCGACAACGACCCCGGCGCCGAAGAAGTGGCCGAAGTGGAAGCCGCCGAAGCCGCCGCAGCCGAAGCCACAGCCGCCGCTGACGCCGACGTCGAAGCCACAGCCGACGCCGAAACAGCCGCCGAAACCGCTGCCGGAACCGCAGAAACCACCGGGGCCACCACAGACACCACCCCCGGCAAGGACGCAGCACCCGGCAAGGAGAACGACCGATGACCGCACTCCTCGAAGTCGAAGACCTCAAGGTCGCCTACGGCAAAATCGAAGCCGTCAAAGGCATCTCCTTCAAGGTCGAAGCCGGCGAAATCGTCACCCTCATCGGCACCAACGGCGCAGGCAAAACCACCACCCTCCGCACCCTCTCCGGCCTCCTCAAGCCCGTCGGCGGCCAAGTCAAATTCAACGGCAAATCCCTCAAGAAAACCCCCGCCCACCAAATCGTCGCCCACGGCCTCGCCCACTCCCCCGAAGGCCGCCACATCTTCCCCCGCATGACCATCGAGGACAACCTCCGCCTCGGCGCCTTCCTCCGCAACGACAAAACAGGCATCGAAAAGGACATCCAGCGCGCCTACGACCGCTTCCCCATCCTCGGAGAACGCCGCAAGCAAGCAGCCGGAACCCTCTCCGGCGGAGAACAGCAAATGCTCGCCATGGGCAGAGCCCTCATGTCCCAGCCCAAACTCCTCATGCTCGACGAACCCTCCATGGGCCTCTCACCGATCATGATGCAGAAAATCATGGCCACGATCTCCGAACTCAAGGCCCAGGGCACCACCATCCTCCTCGTCGAACAGAACGCCCAAGCCGCCCTCTCCCTCGCCGACCAGGCCCACGTCATGGAAATCGGCAAAATCGTCCTCTCCGGAACCGGACAGGACCTCCTCCACGACGAATCCGTCCGCAACGCCTACCTCGGCGTCGACTGACCCACCCCAACACAGCACAACACAGCACTGAGGCCCGGATCCCCCAGGGGAACCGGGCCTCAACAGCACAACCGACGGACGACTACCCCTTCGCCGCCTTCTTCTCCTCCGCGTCATCGATAACCGCCTGCGCCACCTGCTGCATCGACATCCGCCGATCCATCGACGTCTTCTGAATCCACCGGAACGCCGCCGGCTCCGACAACCCGTACACCGTCTGCAACACCGACTTCGCCCGGTCCACCAGCTTCCGCGTCTCCAACCGCAGACTCAGATCCGCGACCTCACGCTCCAGCTCCCGCAACTCCGTGAACCGCGACACCGCCATCTCGATCGCCGGCACCACATCGCTCTTCGAGAACGGCTTCACCAGATACGCCATCGCACCCGCGTCCCGCGCCCGCTCCACCAGATCACGCTGCGAGAACGCCGTCAGCATCAACACCGGCGCGATACTCTCCTCAGCGATCTTCTCCGCCGCCGAGATACCGTCCAGCTTCGGCATCTTCACATCGAGAATCACCAGGTCCGGCCGGTGCTCCCGGGCCAGCTCCACCGCCCGCTCACCATCACCGGCCTCCCCGACGACGCTGTACCCCTCCTCCTCCAGCATCTCCTTGAGATCGAGCCGGATCAGCGCCTCGTCCTCGGCGATCACGACACGCGTCGTCATCGGAGGCACGTGCGACTTGTCGTCATCGGACACGTCTACTGGCTGGGGCGACTCGGGGACGCTCACGGGGGCTCCTTGGTGCGGGGCAGGCTGGTACTGCTGACAAGAGCGTACCCAGCTGCGGTAAGGTGGGGGCGCACGGGGTTACCATTCCCCTTGCTTTCCAAGGCCCCAGTACTCCAACTGGTTAGAGAGGCCGCTCTCAAACAGCGGACAGTGTGGGTTCGAATCCCACCTGGGGCACTTTTCCTTGGATTCCGAGGCAGAAGCCAGCGCACTGTCGTCCACGTTCTCGTGAACCTCCGCCGATTGCCGCGTGTCGCAACGATCATTCACGCACCGTTTGCGTATGCACAACCTCAGCACGCGCAAGCGGGCACTCGCCATGGTGAGCCAGGGCCGCAGTCTCAACTCGGTGAGTCACGAGACAGGCATCTCACGCGCCGCGATCAGGTCCTGGCAACACCGCCTGGAACCCTTGCCTCGAATGGCCTCTCCAGCCCCGGGACCACATGCCGATGACCACGCGTACACCTACCTTCTCGGCCTCTGTCTCGGCGACGGCTGCATCAGCCCGCACCGACGCTCCGGCTACTACCTGCGGATCGCATGCGCCGACGCCTGGCCGGGGTTGATCGAGCTGTGCCGCGAAGCCATCGCGCGAGCGCGCCCCGGCATCGGCATCTACACCCAGCAGAAGCAGGGCTGTGTGATGATCACCAGCTATTCCCCGCACTGGCCCCAGCTCTTCCCTCGGCATGGGCCCGGCAAGAAGCATGATCGTTCCATCGCGCTGCAGTCCTGGCAACAGGCCCTGGTCGACGAACACCCCTGGGAGTTCGTCCGTGGACTCATCCACTCCGACGGATGCCGGATCATCAACTGGACGACTCGTATGGTCCGCGGTGAACGGAAGCGCTATGAGTACCCGCGGTACTTCTTCACCAATCTCTCGGCCGACATCATCCGCCTCTTCACCACATCCCTGGACCAAGTGGGCGTCGAGTGGCGGCAGCCCAACCCTCGTGACATCTCCGTCGCCAAGAAGGCGTCCGTGGCCCTGATGGACCTTCATCTGGGCCCCAAGTACTGAACCGGGGCCCTTGCCAGGCTACTTGGGACTGTCGTCCTCGCCGACGTGGTGGACGCGGACGAGGTTGGTCGAGCCGGAGACGCCGGGCGGGGAGCCGGCGGTGATGACGACGATGTCGCCCTTCTTGCAGCGGCCGTAGGCGAGGAGGAGTTCGTCGACCTGGTCGACCATGGCGTCGGTGGAGCCGACGTGGGGACCGAGGAAGGTTTCGACGCCCCAGGTGAGGCTGAGCTGGGAGCGGGTGGCGGGGTCGGGGGTGAAGGCGAGGAGGGGGATGGGTGAGCGGTAGCGGGAGAGGCGGCGGGCGGTGTCGCCGGACTGGGTGAAGGCGATGAGGTGGGTGGCGTTGAGGAAGTCGCCGATTTCTGCGGCGGCTCGGGCGACGGCGCCGCCCTGGGTGCGGGGTTTGTTGGTGTCGGTGAGGGGTGGGAGGCCTTTGGCGAGGATGTCTTCTTCGGCTGCTTCGACGATGCGGGCCATGGTGCGGACGGTGTGGATGGCGTGTTTGCCGACGCTGGTTTCGCCGGAGAGCATGACGGCGTCGGTGCCGTCGATGATGGCGTTGGCGACGTCGGAGGCTTCGGCGCGGGTGGGGCGGGCGTTGTCGATCATCGAGTCGAGCATTTGAGTGGCGACGATGACCGGTTTGGCATTGCGTTTGGCGAGTTTGATGGCGCGTTTTTGAACGATGGGGACTTGTTCGAGTGGCATTTCGACGCCGAGGTCTCCGCGGGCGACCATGATGCCGTCGAAGGCGGCGACGATGTCGTCGATGTTCTGGACGGCTTGGGGTTTTTCGATTTTGGCGATGACGGGGAGGTGGCGGCCTTCTTCCTCCATGATGCGGTGGACGTCTTTGATGTCGTGTCCGCTGCGTACGAAGGAGAGGGCGATGGTGTCGAAGCCGGTGCGCAGGGCCCAGCGGAGGTCGTCCTCGTCCTTTTTGGAGAGGGCGGGGACGGAGACGGCGACGCCGGGGATGTTGAGGCCTTTGTGGTCGGAGACCATGCCGCCTTCGATGACGGTGGTGTGGACGCGGGGGCCGTCGACGGCGGTGACGTGGAGGGTGACTTTGCCGTCGTCGATGAGGATGCGTTCGCCGGGGGTGACGTCGTCGGCGAGGCCCGCGTGGGTGGTGCCGCAGGTGTGGCGGTCGCCTTGGGTGCCGTCTTCCACGGTGATGGTGAAGGTGTCGCCGCGTTCGAGGAGTACGGGGCCTTCGGTGAAGTGGCCGAGTCTGATTTTCGGGCCTTGAAGGTCGGCGAGGAGGCCGACGCTGCGGCCGGTTTCGTCGGCTGCTTTTCGGACCCGGCGGTATCGCTCCTCGTGTTCGGCGTGGCTGCCGTGGCTGAGGTTGAATCGGGCGATGTCCATTCCGGCGTCGACCAGGTCTTTGATCTGGTCGTATGTGTCGGTGGCGGGCCCCAGCGTGCAGACGATTTTTGCTCGGCGCATGGTGTGAGCCTAGGGCTTACCGACGGGTAGGGATTAGGTCACATGTGACCATTCGGCGGACTGGGTATGAATGCTTATTAACGAGTGTTGAATTGCGCGGTGAGGCGCTCCGATGAGCACACCGGATCGCCGGCTACGGCTTCTGTGCCGGGGCGCCGCGTGGTGGTGCGGCGCCCCCGGTTGTGTGGTGTGTCCGCCGGTTCGTTCCTGCCGGTTTACGCCTGCTGCTGTATGCGCAGTGCTCGGGCCAGGTCGTCGAGCTGGTCGACGAGTTTGCGGCGCAGGGCGGGGGTGGGGCCGGCCTTGCGGAGGCATTTCTGGCCGAGGCGGAGGGTTTCGGGGTCGACGGCGTGGGCGGGGAAGGCCCAGTGGCCGGCGGCTTCGGCGATGGCGGGGCCGCGGCGGGCGGCGAGGGTGACGGCGTCCTTGTAGTAGCGGGCGACGTAGGGGTGTACGAGGTCGGCTTGTTCGGGTTGCCAGAAGCCTTGGGCTGTGGCGGTGAACAGGTAGTTCGACAGGTCGTCGGTGTGGAACATGGTGTCCCAGGCGCGGGCCTTGGCGTCTTTGTGGGGCAGGGCGGCGCGGCAGCGGGCGGCGCCTTCCCGGCCGGTGGCGCTGGGGTCGTCGGCGAGTTCGGCGGCGATGGTGGTTTCGTCGATGGCGTCGAGGACGGCGAGGCGGGTGAGGATGCGCCAGCGCAGTTCGGGGTCGAGTTCGGGGCCGCCGGGGACGGTGCCTTCGGTGAGCCAGGCGGCGATGGTGTCGGGGTGGGCTGCGGTGTCGATGCGGTGGCGTACGGCGATGAGGCGCAGGCCGGGGTTGTCGCCGTCCTCGGTGCGGCGGATGAGGTCGCGGCACAGGTCGGTGAGGGTGGCGAGGGCGGCGGGCCGCTCGTCGGGGGTGATGTAGCGGTTGGTGATGTGGGTGCTGGCGAAGGCGAGGACGCCCCCGGCGAGGGCGAGGTCGGTTTCGTGGGGGAGGTGGGTGCGGGCGGTGTCGAGGTAGGTGGTGGGGGGGAGTTCGCCGTCGCGGACGGCGTCGCGCAGGGCGTTCCAGACGACGGCGCGGGTGAGGGGGTCGGGGAGTCCGGAGAGGCGGGTGCGGAGGGTGTGGGCGGACTCGTCGTCGAAGCGGATTTTGGCGTAGGTGAGGTCGCCGTCGTTGAGGACGAGGAGGGCGGGGCGGGGGCCGGGGGCGCTGAGGGTGGTGGTGCCGTGGGTGGTGGTGCCGTGGGTGGGGAGGTCGGCTTCCAAGCGGGTGCGGAGGGTCAGGCCGCGTGTGTCGTCGAGGTCGTGGTCGTAGAGGCCGAGGGTGATGCGGTGGGGGCGGCCGGTGGTGTCGCCGGTGGGGGGTGGGTTGTGGATGGTGAGGTGCCAGTGGCCGTTGTCGGTGTGGAGTTCGGGGGTGAGGGTGTCGACGCCGGTGGTGCGCAGCCAGGCGTTGGCCCAGGCGTGGACGTCGCGGTCGGTGGCGGAGGCGAGGGAGTCGATGAAGTCGGCGAGGGTGGCGTTGGCGAATTTGTGCCGGTCGATGTGGGTGTTGATGCCGGTGAGGAAGTCGTCCTCGCCGAGCCAGGTGACGAGCTGGCGCAGGGCGGAGGCGCCCTTGGCGTAGGAGATGCCGTCGAAGTTGAGGAGGGCGGAGGCGGTGTCCTGGACGTCTTCGGGGGCGACGGGGTGGGTGGAGGGGCGTTGGTCGGCGTCGTAGCCCCAGGGTTTGCGGGTGATGCCGAAGTCGGTCCAGGTGTCGGTGAAGCGGGTGGCTTCGGCGGTGGTCTGGTAGCCCATGTATTCGGCGAAGGACTCGTTGAGCCAGATGTCGTCCCACCAGGTGAGGGTGAC
Coding sequences within it:
- a CDS encoding PaaI family thioesterase; this translates as MGEQQHAKFPQEVIDEYAALGVDLEALFSAGHLGTRMGVQILEASAERVVGTMPVEGNTQPYGLLHGGASAVLAETLGSLGSMLHGGVTKIAVGVDLNCTHHRGARSGLVTGIATPVHRGRSTATYEIVISDETGKRVCSARLTCLLRDVGPKDTEQAAGAATG
- a CDS encoding branched-chain amino acid ABC transporter permease encodes the protein MTTQTSTPDTPATSAANTPTGLIGIPPHAGRALATAGGALTIISTFLAWTWTSEFPGDLTYYGYPGGLQVLVLIAGALTTLLALSSYGVRGLRWLTPAGADAAIKLAALAAFATTWYTILAISLELGGLVNLEPGGYLAAAATLLALLGALALPFERPEPDPIDPDETGWAHFKHNAGHNWQTIKAAFTSGTPRAVPPLSSYAEILIIVGILTLALVVFTYGIGTGYDELFVGFLITAGFGFAALNKSGLIAQASYITARHQNITVCGAFIAAACFPFTQTDDQYATLGVYILIFATVALGLNIVVGLAGLLDLGYVAFLGVGAYAASLVSGSPSSPFGVHFPFWAAVLVGAIASLIFGVLIGAPTLRLRGDYLAIVTLGFGEIFRIAVNNLDGTSGPDLTNGSNGVSSIPDLNILGFDLGAPHDIAGFTIGRFANYFFLMLAITAVVVLVFRRSSDSRIGRAWVAIREDETAALAMGINGFRVKLIAFALGATLAGLAGTVQAHVTYTVTPEQYLFAGTTPPNSAFLLAAVVLGGMGTIAGPLIGAALLFLIPNKLQFLGDYQLLAFGLALVLIMRFRPEGLIPNRRRKLEFHTEDDAPAVLSKTGA
- a CDS encoding branched-chain amino acid ABC transporter substrate-binding protein, encoding MRQRSLIAVTAALAAGALTLTACGSRDEGGSGGSDAGKGGTTVVIGVDAPLTGDLSALGLGIKNSVDLAAKIANKNKTVDGVTFKVEALDDQGQPSVGQQNATKLVANDEVLGVVGPLNSSVGESMQKVFDAAQLVEVSPANTNPSLTQGLDWQNKQVRTYKSYFRTSTTDAIQGPFAAEYLYNESKKRKVFVIDDKKTYGAGLAGTFTAAFKKLGGDVVGTEHINPDTKDFNAVAAKVKKSGADVVYYGGEYPQAGPLSKQIKAAGAKIPLVGGDGIYSADFIKLAGATGTGDLATSVGAPVEDLPSAKEFVANYKAEGYKEAYEAYGGYSYDSAWAIIEAVKQVVDDNDGKLPKDARAKVTAAMQNVSFDGVTGKVAFDEFGDATNKQLTVYAVENGDWTAVNSGTYTG
- a CDS encoding branched-chain amino acid ABC transporter permease translates to MNELPQQLVNGLLLGSMYGLVAIGYTMVYGIIQLINFAHGEIFMTGAFGALTVYIYILPDGTSMLIALPLMLLGAIIISTTVAVGAERFAYRPLRGSPRLAPLITAIGLSLALQQAVWAWYPEAKSARTFPQIDGGPFHIGSVTLQTGDIFLFIAAPVSMGILAYFVMRTRTGRGMQATAQDPDTAKLMGVNTDRIIVVAFALGAVFAAVGSVAYGLKYGQIEFKMGFILGLKAFTAAVLGGIGNIYGAMIGGLVLGLAETLATAYISDIPGLGQFGSQSWADVWAFILLILVLLFRPQGLLGERVADRA
- a CDS encoding ABC transporter ATP-binding protein; translation: MTTHTTTEDTTPGTPAPGETVLDARGVTMRFGGLTAVRDVDLTVNSGEIVGLIGPNGAGKTTFFNCLTGLYIPTEGEVRYKDRVLPPKSFKVTAAGIARTFQNIRLFGNMTVLENVLVGRHTRTKEGLWSALLRGPGFHKAEAKSRERAMELLEFIGLADKAEHLSRNLPYGEQRKLEIARALASEPGLLLLDEPTAGMNPQETRATEELIFAIRDMGIAILVIEHDMRFIMNLCDRVAVLVQGQKLIEGDAATVQNDERVIAAYLGEPLDNDPGAEEVAEVEAAEAAAAEATAAADADVEATADAETAAETAAGTAETTGATTDTTPGKDAAPGKENDR